In Aspergillus flavus chromosome 3, complete sequence, one genomic interval encodes:
- a CDS encoding cryptococcal mannosyltransferase 1-domain-containing protein encodes MKVVELDTTVAELHTTHGVEWPLAVDLYHTYTHIDLHDHFKRETRFIEDEDPEVYYQGDGNFSRFRQWALCFKTIRFLPMVGPGLVILHVPQDFRKNIERALSQFPERQRPIVQYIDLDSSNFEVDRQSALQGRKLVYWRPKSWMSKESSLVAPEVSYELNDKRFLSHPGIPTPTMEIIQLAQPKQQEYLARRPLPFVVKFCRCSSGQGTFIVTTEEARHQMLDAVSRYVTRGGEEVQLSELVRSQRPHYGVNFFVDDNETTEPEFLGATEQVSTQDGVWVGGIIDYNEQGDLERSLRDTMSAVAHSLRQSSYIGWVGIDVIFDHHDRPLVVDLNARMAGGIALSLFSKHFLSLGLPLAQVDTVSFAGPASRIYDILSAKIESGQIIVTLAMEISDADSMASVVFGAALLPCSKTKKGKQEEVPHSGGRSSKPRLYRRALVGLSTCFIVWTVLEALFIQHRVSTVDRIPPTPPRQFERIFIASTHWNNAVIQLAKTWGPENIFVSIFESGSWDDSKGALRDLDLELDRLGVRRNLTLSEIAHQDEISRPPSEGWIDTPRGRKELRRIHYLARLRNQTLRPLEDLARNGIVFDKVLFLNDVVFTVDDVISLLNTNDGVYAAACSLDFSKPPRYYDTFALRDSNGDETLMQECPYFRSVTSRDALLAMSPAPVKSCWNAVHPHTAWISLHNIALAL; translated from the exons ATGAAGGTTGTCGAACTAGATACAACGGTAGCGGAACTTCACACCACCCACGGTGTTGAATGGCCGCTGGCCGTCGATCTTTACCACACCTATACACATATCGACCTGCATGACCACTTCAAGCGCGAAACGCGGTTtatcgaagatgaggacCCCGAGGTCTATTACCAAGGCGACGGGAACTTCTCACGGTTCAGACAATGGGCGCTATGTTTCAAAACCATCCGCTTTCTTCCAATGGTCGGGCCGGGCCTCGTCATTCTCCATGTGCCTCAGGATTTCAGGAAGAATATAGAGCGGGCATTGAGTCAATTTCCAGAACGTCAGCGCCCTATCGTTCAGTACATCGACTTAGACAGCTCGAACTTCGAAGTGGATCGTCAATCTGCTTTACAAGGTAGGAAGCTGGTATACTGGCGGCCTAAATCTTGGATGTCGAAGGAATCCTCCTTGGTGGCACCTGAAGTCTCATACGAACTGAATGACAAACGATTTCTGAGCCATCCTGGAATTCCAACACCAACCATGGAGATCATTCAACTGGcgcagccaaagcagcaaGAGTACCTGGCCCGCCGTCCCCTGCCCTTTGTGGTCAAATTCTGCCGCTGCAGCTCTGGACAAGGAACATTTATTGTGACCACAGAGGAAGCCAGGCATCAGATGCTGGATGCTGTGAGCCGATATGTCAcacgaggaggagaagaggttcAACTTTCGGAGTTGGTCCGCTCCCAGAGACCTCACTACGGGGTGAACTTCTTCGTTGATGACAACGAAACCACAGAGCCAGAGTTCTTGGGCGCCACAGAGCAAGTCAGCACCCAGGATGGCGTTTGGGTAGGAGGAATCATTGACTATAACGAGCAAGGGGATCTAGAGAGGTCACTAAGAGACACGATGTCCGCTGTGGCGCATTCCCTTCGACAGTCTTCGTACATAGGCTGGGTTGGCATTGATGTCATCTTTGATCATCATGACCGAccgctggtggtggatttgaaTGCTCGCATGGCAGGAGGGATAGCCTTGAGTCTTTTTTCCAAGCACTTTTTGTCACTTGGTCTTCCTCTAGCTCAGGTTGACACCGTGTCATTTGCTGGCCCTGCCTCGAGGATCTACGACATTCTATCCGCAAAGATCGAGTCGGGACAAATCATTGTTACTCTTGCAATGGAGATCTCCGATGCAGACTCTATGGCCTCGGTGGTCTTCGGGG CGGCCCTTTTACCTTGttccaagacaaagaaaggcaagCAAGAGGAAGTCCCCC ACAGCGGAGGTAGGAGCAGTAAACCTAGACTTTACCGTCGCGCTCTTGTGGGTTTGTCGACATGTTTCATTGTCTGGACTGTGCTGGAGGCGCTTTTCATTCAGCACCGAGTGTCCACCGTCGATCGCATCCCACCCACTCCGCCACGCCAGTTCGAGCGGATATTCATTGCCAGTACGCACTGGAACAATGCAGTCATTCAACTAGCGAAGACATGGGGGCCGGAGAACATTTTCGTGAGCATTTTTGAAAGCGGGAGCTGGGATGACAGCAAGGGCGCACTCCGGGATCTCGATCTCGAGCTAGATCGATTAGGCGTACGGCGAAATCTTACCCTTTCTGAGATAGCTCATCAGGATGAGATCTCACGTCCTCCGAGTGAGGGTTGGATTGACACCCCTCGTGGCCGAAAGGAATTGAGACGCATACATTATCTTGCTCGGCTGCGCAATCAAACCTTACGCCCTTTGGAGGATTTGGCACGGAACGGCATAGTATTCGACAAGGTGCTTTTCCTAAATGATGTGGTCTTTACG GTGGATGACGTGATCTCGTTACTCAATACCAATGACGGTGTTTACGCCGCCGCTTGTTCCTTAGATTTCTCCAAGCCTCCTCGTTACTATGATACATTTGCTCTACGTGATTCTAACGGAGACGAGACTTTGATGCAAGAATGTCCTTATTTCCGCAGCGTAACCTCCCGGGATGCCCTGCTCGCGATGTCTCCGGCACCTGTGAAGAGTTGCTGGAACG CCGTTCATCCGCATACGGCATGGATTTCGCTGCACAATATTGCTCTGGCCCTTTGA